From one Eptesicus fuscus isolate TK198812 chromosome 3, DD_ASM_mEF_20220401, whole genome shotgun sequence genomic stretch:
- the IL12A gene encoding interleukin-12 subunit alpha, giving the protein MRPPRSLLLVVPLVLLHHLSLARNLPTAATAGPGTFPCLGLAQNLLKAVSSTLHKTRQTLEFYSCTSEEIDHEDITKDKTSTVEACLPLELTTNENCLVSREIAIITNGSCLASRKASFMTTLCLSSIYEDLKMYQVEFKAMNAKLLMEPKRQIILDQNMLTAIDELMQALNLNSAAVPQNHPLEELDLYKTKVKLCILLHAFRIRAVTIDRMMSYLNSS; this is encoded by the exons ATGCGCCCCCCGCGCA GCCTCCTCCTGGTAGTCCCTCTGGTCCTCCTACATCACCTCAGCTTGGCCAGGAACCTCCCCACCGCAGCCACAGCAGGCCCTGGAACGTTCCCGTGCCTGGGCCTCGCCCAGAACCTGCTGAAGGCCGTCAGCAGCACGCTGCACAAG ACCAGACAAACGTTAGAATTTTACTCTTGCACCTCTGAAGAGATTGATCATGAAGATATCACAAAAGACAAAACCAGCACCGTAGAAGCCTGCCTACCACTGGAATTAACCACG aatgAGAATTGCCTGGTTTCCAGGGAGATCGCTATCATAACT aatgGGAGTTGCCTGGCCTCCAGAAAGGCCTCTTTTATGACG ACCCTGTGCCTGAGTAGTATCTATGAGGACTTGAAGATGTACCAGGTGGAGTTCAAGGCCATGAACGCAAAGCTTCTGATGGAGCCTAAGAGGCAGATCATTCTGGATCAAAACATGTTGACAGCTATTGATGAGCTGATGCAG GCCCTGAACCTCAACAGTGCGGCTGTGCCTCAAAACCACCCCCTCGAAGAACTGGATCTTTACAAGACGAAAGTCAAGCTCTGCATCCTTCTCCACGCGTTCCGAATCCGCGCAGTGACTATCGACAGGATGATGAGCTATCTGAATTCTTCCTAA